The following proteins come from a genomic window of Microbacterium sulfonylureivorans:
- a CDS encoding DNA-binding protein: MFVVTADQRDSRINDDLVPAGLDAVSALAGSRLALAPERTAGDEIQVALPDAGATLEIVLHLTRLRTWSVGIGVGSVEEPLPANVRAARGAAFLHARDAVERAKRAPTRVAMAGGQEGSDAEALLRLLIELRDRRTPEGWEIHDLLAEGLSQRAAAARLGITEGAVSLRARNAGLRAEEAALPALERVLARADDVLSPPPRARG; the protein is encoded by the coding sequence ATGTTCGTGGTGACCGCCGACCAGCGAGACAGCCGCATCAACGACGACCTCGTCCCCGCAGGGCTCGACGCCGTCTCGGCGCTCGCGGGGTCCCGGCTCGCACTCGCGCCCGAGCGCACGGCCGGTGACGAGATCCAGGTCGCGCTCCCCGACGCGGGCGCAACGCTCGAGATCGTGCTGCACCTGACCCGCCTGCGAACATGGAGCGTGGGCATCGGCGTCGGATCCGTCGAAGAGCCGCTGCCTGCGAACGTCCGCGCCGCGCGAGGAGCCGCATTCCTCCACGCGCGCGACGCGGTCGAGCGCGCCAAGCGGGCACCGACTCGAGTCGCGATGGCGGGCGGCCAGGAGGGATCGGATGCCGAGGCGCTCCTGCGGCTGCTCATCGAGCTGCGCGACCGGCGCACGCCCGAGGGCTGGGAGATCCACGACCTGCTCGCCGAGGGGCTCAGCCAGCGGGCAGCCGCCGCACGGCTGGGGATCACCGAGGGTGCCGTCAGCCTCCGGGCACGCAACGCCGGGCTCCGCGCCGAAGAGGCCGCCCTCCCCGCATTGGAACGCGTGCTGGCAAGGGCCGACGACGTCCTCAGCCCGCCGCCCCGCGCACGAGGATGA
- a CDS encoding acetylornithine transaminase, producing MTWQDDAGRDLVRSFGERMAMFVRGEGSYLWDADGKRHLDFLAGIAVDSLGHAHPVFVEAIASQAATLAHVSNYFATPPQLALAARLKRLAGAGDQGRVYFGNSGAEANEAAFKLARLHGGADRPRILALKDAFHGRTMGTLALTGKPWMQEPFLPMTPGVEFLDSTAEALEAAIDDRVAALFVEPVKGEAGVIDLPEGYLEAARELTRRHGALLIIDEIQTGAGRTGEWFAFQHAGITPDAITVAKGIGGGFPIGAMITFGAASELFYPGTHGSTFGGNALGTAVAGAVLGEIERASLVENAAERGEQLRAAILGIDSELVGAVRGRGLLLGVGLTHPVAKAVVAAAQEHGLVINAPNDDTIRLVPALTIGDVEVDAFVDLFTASLRTVEDALLLETPTEVPA from the coding sequence ATGACGTGGCAGGATGACGCGGGGCGCGATCTCGTCCGGAGCTTCGGAGAGCGGATGGCGATGTTCGTCCGCGGCGAAGGCTCGTACCTGTGGGATGCCGACGGCAAGCGGCACCTCGACTTCCTCGCGGGGATCGCGGTCGACTCGCTCGGTCACGCCCACCCCGTGTTCGTCGAGGCGATCGCGTCGCAGGCCGCGACGCTCGCCCACGTCTCGAACTACTTCGCGACCCCGCCGCAGCTCGCGCTCGCGGCGCGCCTGAAGCGCCTCGCGGGCGCGGGTGACCAGGGCCGCGTGTACTTCGGAAACTCGGGGGCCGAGGCCAACGAGGCCGCGTTCAAGCTCGCCCGCCTCCACGGCGGCGCGGACAGGCCGCGGATCCTCGCGCTGAAGGATGCGTTCCACGGCCGCACGATGGGCACGCTGGCGCTCACCGGCAAGCCCTGGATGCAGGAGCCGTTCCTGCCGATGACGCCGGGTGTCGAATTCCTCGACTCCACCGCCGAGGCGCTCGAGGCCGCGATCGACGACCGGGTCGCCGCGCTCTTCGTCGAGCCGGTCAAGGGCGAGGCGGGGGTCATCGACCTGCCCGAGGGCTACCTCGAGGCGGCGCGCGAACTCACCCGTCGCCATGGCGCGCTGCTGATCATCGACGAGATCCAGACCGGCGCCGGGCGCACCGGCGAGTGGTTCGCCTTCCAGCACGCCGGCATCACGCCCGATGCGATCACGGTCGCCAAGGGCATCGGCGGCGGGTTCCCGATCGGAGCGATGATCACCTTCGGTGCCGCGAGCGAGCTGTTCTACCCCGGCACCCACGGCTCGACCTTCGGCGGGAACGCGCTGGGCACGGCCGTCGCCGGTGCCGTGCTCGGCGAGATCGAGCGGGCGTCGCTCGTCGAGAACGCGGCCGAGCGCGGCGAGCAGCTCCGCGCAGCGATCCTCGGCATCGACTCCGAGCTCGTCGGCGCCGTGCGCGGGCGCGGCCTGCTGCTGGGCGTCGGGCTGACGCATCCGGTGGCCAAGGCCGTCGTCGCCGCCGCTCAGGAGCACGGTCTCGTGATCAACGCACCCAACGACGACACCATCCGGCTCGTGCCCGCCCTCACGATCGGCGACGTGGAGGTCGACGCGTTCGTCGACCTGTTCACGGCGTCGCTGCGCACCGTGGAGGACGCCCTGCTTCTCGAGACTCCGACGGAGGTCCCCGCATGA
- the argH gene encoding argininosuccinate lyase codes for MSDSKGDGTNEGALWGARFATGPSPELAELSRSTHFDWDLALYDIAGSHAHAKALGAAGYLTADEEHAMHDGLDVLAQSVTDGTLRPADSDEDVHGALEQALIRVVGPELGGKLRAGRSRNDQIATLVRMYLLDHSRTIAREILRLVDALVAQAEAHPDAVMPGRTHLQHAQPVLLAHHLQAHGWPLVRDLERLRDWASRSSVSPYGGGALAGSTLGLDPLLVARELGLARPAENSLDGTSARDVVAEFAFITAMIGIDVSRLAEEIILWNTREFRFVTLDDGYSTGSSIMPQKKNPDIAELARGKAGRLIGNLTGLLATLKALPLAYNRDLQEDKEPVFDSVRTLETVLPAFAGMVATLTFHTDRMAELAPQGFSLATDVAEWLVKRGVPFRDAHEISGHLVRVCEENGIELHEVTDAQLAEVSPSLTPDVREVLTVAGSVASRTGAGGTAPVRVAEQRAELVQRVQSAAHSLGL; via the coding sequence GTGAGCGACAGCAAAGGCGACGGGACCAACGAGGGCGCGCTGTGGGGCGCCCGCTTCGCGACGGGGCCGTCGCCCGAGCTCGCGGAGCTGAGCCGCTCGACGCACTTCGACTGGGATCTCGCACTGTACGACATCGCCGGCTCGCACGCCCATGCGAAGGCGCTCGGCGCGGCGGGATACCTCACCGCCGACGAGGAGCACGCGATGCATGACGGCCTCGATGTCCTCGCGCAGTCCGTGACGGACGGCACGCTGCGACCCGCGGACTCGGACGAGGACGTCCACGGTGCCCTCGAGCAGGCGCTGATCCGCGTCGTCGGGCCGGAACTGGGCGGCAAGCTCCGCGCCGGCCGAAGCCGCAACGACCAGATCGCGACCCTGGTGCGGATGTATCTCCTCGACCACTCGCGCACGATCGCCCGCGAGATCCTCCGACTCGTCGACGCGCTGGTCGCGCAGGCGGAGGCGCACCCGGATGCCGTCATGCCCGGCCGGACGCACCTGCAGCACGCGCAGCCCGTCCTTCTCGCGCACCACCTCCAGGCACACGGGTGGCCGCTGGTGCGCGACCTCGAGCGCCTGCGCGACTGGGCGTCGCGCTCGTCGGTCTCGCCCTACGGCGGCGGCGCGCTGGCCGGCTCGACCCTCGGGCTCGACCCGCTGCTGGTGGCACGCGAACTCGGGCTCGCGCGCCCCGCGGAGAACTCCCTGGACGGCACATCGGCGCGCGATGTGGTGGCGGAGTTCGCATTCATCACGGCGATGATCGGGATCGACGTCTCGCGGCTGGCGGAGGAGATCATCCTGTGGAACACGCGCGAGTTCCGCTTCGTGACGCTCGACGACGGCTACTCGACCGGCTCTAGCATCATGCCGCAGAAGAAGAACCCCGACATCGCCGAGCTCGCGCGCGGCAAGGCGGGTCGTCTGATCGGCAACCTCACGGGCCTGCTGGCCACGCTCAAGGCGCTGCCGCTCGCGTACAACCGCGACCTCCAGGAAGACAAGGAGCCGGTCTTCGACTCGGTGCGCACGCTCGAGACGGTGCTGCCCGCGTTCGCCGGAATGGTCGCGACGCTCACCTTCCACACCGATCGGATGGCCGAACTGGCCCCGCAGGGCTTCTCCCTCGCGACCGACGTCGCCGAGTGGCTCGTCAAGCGCGGCGTGCCCTTCCGCGATGCCCACGAGATCTCCGGGCACCTCGTGCGCGTGTGCGAGGAGAACGGGATCGAGCTGCACGAGGTCACCGACGCGCAGCTCGCCGAGGTGTCGCCGTCGCTCACCCCCGACGTGCGCGAAGTCCTGACCGTCGCGGGATCGGTCGCGAGCCGTACGGGCGCCGGGGGCACCGCGCCGGTCCGCGTCGCCGAGCAGCGTGCTGAACTCGTCCAGCGGGTCCAGTCCGCTGCGCACTCGCTCGGGCTCTGA
- a CDS encoding DUF4184 family protein — translation MPFTPSHAVVALPFIRTPLVPAAIAVGAMAPDLPLFVRGLPLHYGRTHDFAWIPVTVVLALLLLLVWRSVLRPATRELSPTWLAGRLPGEWDRDALAAARETLAISARPRRGAPRRVSWGGMLLLLVSLTLGVASHIVWDLFTHEGRWGVAAIPALGEEWGPLLGVKWLQHGSSALGLVIIGVWAIVWLAGRDAAASVDRVLPRAVRWAWWISLPVVLATAWVGGLVALGPLDAEFTVAHLAYRVLPPACAVWGAATLVLCVVVQVVRARRVTRPRGDG, via the coding sequence ATGCCGTTCACGCCGAGCCACGCGGTCGTCGCGCTGCCGTTCATCCGGACGCCGCTCGTGCCGGCGGCGATCGCGGTCGGTGCGATGGCCCCCGATCTGCCGCTGTTCGTGCGGGGCCTTCCGCTGCACTACGGGCGGACGCACGACTTCGCCTGGATCCCGGTGACGGTCGTGCTCGCCCTCCTGCTCCTGCTGGTGTGGCGCTCGGTGCTGCGCCCGGCGACGCGCGAGCTGTCGCCGACCTGGCTGGCCGGCCGGCTGCCGGGGGAGTGGGACCGGGATGCGCTCGCCGCAGCACGCGAGACGCTGGCGATCTCCGCGCGCCCCCGGCGAGGAGCGCCTCGGCGGGTGTCATGGGGTGGAATGCTCCTCCTCCTCGTCTCGCTGACCCTCGGAGTGGCGAGTCACATCGTCTGGGACCTCTTCACGCACGAGGGCAGGTGGGGGGTCGCCGCGATCCCGGCGCTCGGCGAGGAGTGGGGGCCCCTGCTGGGGGTCAAGTGGCTGCAGCACGGATCGAGCGCACTGGGGCTGGTGATCATCGGCGTGTGGGCGATCGTCTGGCTGGCGGGGAGGGATGCCGCGGCCTCCGTCGACCGCGTCCTGCCGCGCGCCGTGCGCTGGGCGTGGTGGATCTCTCTGCCGGTGGTGCTCGCGACCGCCTGGGTCGGAGGCCTGGTGGCGCTCGGTCCGCTCGACGCGGAGTTCACCGTCGCTCACCTGGCGTACCGCGTGCTGCCGCCGGCCTGCGCGGTGTGGGGTGCGGCGACCCTCGTGCTCTGCGTCGTCGTCCAGGTGGTGCGCGCACGACGCGTGACCCGTCCACGCGGCGACGGCTGA
- a CDS encoding aldo/keto reductase produces the protein MTTATPPTSPLVLGAMMFGTAVDETTSFALLDRFVERGGVWIDTADCYSFWASDDGQGGASERLLGRWLAERPGVRDRVRIATKLGAEPLWAESFPHKRAGLSGRAVRQAFAGSLERLGLESVDLLWLHMEDRTTPIEETVEALAELTAAGLTARVGASNHPAWRVERARAHARRLGATPIDALQHNSTYLRPRPGTNPTNHAFGVLSDEQGDYAEAHGLEVWAYTPLLSGAYDNPAKPIPDIYDHPGNAGRLAVLDEVAAELGATRGQTVLAWHVARGIRPMLGGSKLDQLDAALDAVRLPLTADQRRRLDEPA, from the coding sequence ATGACCACTGCGACACCCCCCACGTCCCCGCTCGTCCTCGGCGCGATGATGTTCGGCACCGCCGTCGACGAGACCACCTCGTTCGCCCTGCTCGACCGGTTCGTCGAGCGCGGCGGCGTCTGGATCGACACCGCCGACTGCTACAGCTTCTGGGCGTCCGACGACGGCCAGGGCGGTGCCAGCGAGCGCCTGCTCGGCCGCTGGCTCGCGGAGCGGCCCGGCGTGCGCGATCGGGTGAGGATCGCCACGAAGCTCGGCGCCGAGCCGCTGTGGGCGGAGTCGTTCCCCCACAAGCGCGCCGGCCTGTCGGGCCGCGCCGTGCGTCAGGCCTTCGCCGGCAGTCTCGAACGGCTCGGCCTCGAGTCCGTCGACCTCCTGTGGCTGCACATGGAGGACCGCACGACGCCGATCGAGGAGACCGTCGAGGCGCTCGCCGAGCTCACCGCGGCCGGGCTCACCGCGCGGGTCGGGGCATCCAATCACCCGGCCTGGCGGGTCGAGCGGGCGCGCGCTCACGCCCGCCGCCTCGGCGCGACCCCGATCGACGCGCTCCAGCACAACAGCACCTACCTCCGCCCGCGCCCGGGCACGAATCCGACGAACCACGCGTTCGGCGTGCTGAGCGACGAGCAGGGCGACTACGCCGAAGCCCACGGACTCGAGGTGTGGGCGTACACCCCGCTGCTGTCGGGCGCGTACGACAACCCGGCCAAGCCCATCCCCGACATCTACGACCACCCCGGGAACGCCGGCCGGCTGGCCGTGCTCGACGAGGTCGCCGCCGAGCTCGGGGCCACGCGCGGTCAGACCGTGCTCGCCTGGCACGTCGCCCGCGGCATCCGCCCGATGCTCGGCGGCAGCAAGCTCGACCAGCTCGACGCCGCGCTCGACGCCGTGCGCCTCCCGCTGACGGCAGACCAGCGCCGCCGTCTCGACGAGCCCGCATGA
- a CDS encoding heparan-alpha-glucosaminide N-acetyltransferase domain-containing protein, whose product MSERDGTRQPASAPEGWIRSRWTRLNGPRRIAGVDLARGLAVIGMFAAHLLWIDEPFDWGDASTWVAVVEGRSSILFATLAGVSIGLATGGRTPPVGDALTTARLRLLVRAILLWVIGVLLILTGVPVYVILPAYALLFFLAVPLVPLGARILLPLAGVLAVVLPVIQVALDDLPMWRTASGNALSLAIGYHYPFTTWIVFVVAGLGVARAGILRLRVQLSMLAAGTALALVGYGLEAATGVAEENERASYVGALWTARPHSTGLLEVIGSGGFALAVIAACLLVCRTVVVWPVLPLRAVGAMPLTAYVGQIVVWALIATEVLGAPGDLAAFRDLEPFWPLALVTIAVCTAWALLVGRGPLEWVVDTSSKLVTAGRARPASPGPVD is encoded by the coding sequence GTGAGCGAACGCGACGGGACGAGGCAGCCCGCCTCCGCACCGGAGGGCTGGATCCGATCCCGCTGGACGCGCCTCAACGGGCCGCGGCGCATCGCGGGGGTCGACCTCGCGCGCGGGCTCGCCGTGATCGGCATGTTCGCCGCGCACCTGCTGTGGATCGACGAACCCTTCGACTGGGGGGATGCCTCGACCTGGGTCGCGGTGGTCGAGGGACGCTCCTCGATCCTGTTCGCCACCCTGGCCGGCGTGTCGATCGGGCTGGCGACGGGCGGACGGACCCCGCCCGTCGGCGATGCGCTCACGACAGCCCGGCTGCGCCTGCTCGTGCGCGCCATCCTGCTGTGGGTGATCGGCGTCCTCCTGATCCTCACGGGCGTGCCGGTGTACGTGATCCTTCCGGCCTACGCGCTGCTGTTCTTCCTCGCCGTCCCGCTCGTCCCGCTCGGCGCCCGCATCCTCCTCCCGCTCGCCGGCGTACTCGCCGTGGTCCTGCCCGTGATCCAGGTGGCGCTGGACGATCTGCCGATGTGGCGCACCGCGTCGGGCAACGCCCTCTCGCTCGCGATCGGCTACCACTACCCGTTCACGACGTGGATCGTGTTCGTCGTCGCCGGGCTGGGTGTCGCCCGCGCCGGCATCCTGAGGCTGCGCGTGCAGCTGTCGATGCTCGCAGCGGGCACTGCGCTCGCGCTGGTCGGGTACGGACTGGAGGCCGCGACCGGCGTCGCGGAGGAGAACGAGCGCGCGTCCTACGTCGGCGCCCTGTGGACGGCGCGTCCCCACTCGACGGGTCTGCTCGAGGTCATCGGCTCCGGCGGGTTCGCGCTCGCCGTGATCGCCGCATGCCTGCTGGTGTGCCGGACCGTCGTCGTCTGGCCAGTCCTGCCGCTGCGCGCTGTGGGCGCGATGCCGCTCACCGCGTACGTGGGGCAGATCGTGGTGTGGGCGCTGATCGCGACGGAGGTGCTGGGCGCCCCGGGCGACCTCGCCGCCTTCCGCGACCTCGAGCCGTTCTGGCCGCTCGCCCTCGTGACGATCGCGGTGTGCACCGCGTGGGCGCTCCTCGTCGGTCGGGGGCCGCTGGAGTGGGTGGTCGACACGTCGTCGAAGCTCGTGACCGCCGGGCGTGCGAGGCCGGCCTCGCCAGGACCGGTCGACTGA
- a CDS encoding MerR family transcriptional regulator, producing MATYTPAEAAELSGFSLDTLRYYEREGILPPVARTAGGHRSFTEADLGTLGFLKCLRETGMPIEKLRRYGELCRDDGTLPDRVALLEEHATAVRAELEALLAQQAKLDDKLAWYRGELAARQAAAISS from the coding sequence ATGGCGACGTACACTCCGGCTGAGGCCGCAGAACTGTCCGGCTTCTCCCTCGACACCCTCCGCTACTACGAGCGGGAGGGCATCCTCCCCCCGGTCGCGCGCACCGCCGGGGGGCACCGGTCGTTCACCGAGGCCGATCTCGGCACCCTGGGCTTCCTCAAGTGCCTCCGCGAGACCGGGATGCCGATCGAGAAGCTGCGTCGTTACGGCGAGCTCTGTCGCGACGATGGCACGCTCCCCGACCGCGTCGCGCTGCTCGAGGAGCACGCGACCGCTGTCCGGGCCGAGCTCGAGGCGCTCCTCGCGCAGCAGGCGAAGCTCGACGACAAGCTCGCGTGGTACCGCGGAGAGCTCGCAGCGCGTCAGGCCGCGGCGATCTCGTCGTAG
- the argF gene encoding ornithine carbamoyltransferase, whose protein sequence is MTRHLLRDDDLTQAEQDEILDLAVALKKDRWKLKTLEGPQTVAVIFDKSSTRTRVSFAVGIADLGGSPLIISTANSQLGGKETPADTARVLERQVAAIVWRTYAQAGLEQMAEGTRVPVINALSDDFHPCQLLADLLTIKEHKGDLKGLTLAFFGDGMSNMAHSYVLAGVTAGMHVRVASPEAYAPRDDVIADADRRAAETGGSVTLYTDANEAAAGADVVVTDTWVSMGKEEEKLARLRDLGAYKVTQELMALAKDDAIFIHCLPADRGYEVDAEVIDGPQSVVWDEAENRLHAQKALLVWLLRQG, encoded by the coding sequence ATGACCCGCCACCTGCTGCGCGACGACGACCTGACCCAGGCCGAGCAGGACGAGATCCTCGACCTCGCGGTCGCGCTGAAGAAGGACCGCTGGAAGCTCAAGACGCTCGAGGGTCCGCAGACCGTCGCGGTGATCTTCGACAAGTCCTCCACGCGCACGCGCGTGTCGTTCGCGGTCGGCATCGCCGACCTCGGCGGCTCTCCGCTCATCATCTCGACGGCGAACAGTCAGCTCGGAGGCAAGGAGACGCCGGCCGACACCGCGCGCGTGCTCGAGCGTCAGGTCGCCGCGATCGTCTGGCGCACCTACGCGCAGGCCGGACTCGAGCAGATGGCCGAGGGCACACGCGTTCCGGTGATCAATGCACTCAGCGACGACTTCCACCCCTGCCAGCTGCTGGCCGACCTGCTCACGATCAAGGAGCACAAGGGCGACCTGAAGGGTCTGACCCTGGCCTTCTTCGGCGACGGCATGTCGAACATGGCGCACTCCTACGTGCTCGCCGGCGTCACCGCGGGCATGCACGTGCGCGTCGCATCGCCCGAGGCGTACGCTCCGCGGGACGACGTGATCGCCGACGCCGATCGCCGCGCCGCCGAGACCGGCGGGTCGGTCACGCTCTACACCGACGCCAATGAGGCCGCGGCCGGTGCCGACGTCGTCGTCACCGACACCTGGGTGTCGATGGGCAAGGAGGAGGAGAAGCTCGCGCGCCTGCGCGACCTCGGCGCCTACAAGGTGACGCAGGAGCTCATGGCCCTCGCGAAGGACGACGCGATCTTCATCCACTGCCTGCCCGCCGACCGCGGCTACGAGGTGGACGCCGAGGTGATCGACGGTCCGCAGAGCGTGGTGTGGGACGAGGCCGAGAACCGGCTCCACGCCCAGAAGGCGCTCCTCGTCTGGCTCCTCCGGCAGGGCTGA
- a CDS encoding VOC family protein: MAKMEHFEIPVDDIGRAQSFYSNVLGYEYEPWGDEMGMLRQPQGEGVNGDLHMRGPTPHPTMVFTVDKIEDTVAVAVANGGEQLGEIEPMGETARYVYLKDSEGNIIGLYDEIAAA; the protein is encoded by the coding sequence ATGGCAAAGATGGAGCACTTCGAGATCCCGGTCGACGACATCGGCCGGGCGCAGTCGTTCTACAGCAACGTCCTGGGGTACGAGTACGAGCCCTGGGGCGATGAGATGGGGATGCTCCGGCAGCCGCAGGGCGAGGGCGTCAACGGCGACCTCCATATGCGCGGCCCGACACCCCACCCGACGATGGTGTTCACCGTCGACAAGATCGAGGACACGGTGGCGGTCGCCGTCGCGAACGGCGGAGAGCAGCTCGGCGAGATCGAGCCCATGGGGGAGACCGCGCGCTACGTCTACCTCAAGGACTCGGAGGGCAACATCATCGGGCTCTACGACGAGATCGCCGCGGCCTGA
- the argB gene encoding acetylglutamate kinase, producing MTQIQDTDPGEASVKAATLIESLPWLQRFSDQIVVIKYGGNAMVSDELQDAFAADIAYLRYVGVKPVVVHGGGPQISSMLDRLAIPSEFKGGYRVTSTEAISVVRMVLTGQINPQLVAKINAHGPHAAGLSGEDAGLFGGRRRGVVIEGVEHDLGRVGDVVEVDPQPVLDQLAAGRIPVVSSIAPDLDRPGHSLNVNADAAASALAVALGAAKLVVLTDVPGLYADWPNRDSLVSHLTSTELKAMLPSLESGMIPKMQACLEAVQGGVETAAIIDGRVPHSVLVEIFTSKGIGTEVVLG from the coding sequence ATGACCCAGATCCAGGACACCGATCCCGGCGAAGCCAGCGTCAAGGCGGCCACCCTCATCGAGTCGCTGCCGTGGCTGCAGCGCTTCAGCGACCAGATCGTCGTCATCAAGTACGGCGGCAACGCAATGGTGTCCGACGAGCTGCAGGATGCCTTCGCCGCCGACATCGCCTACCTCCGCTACGTCGGGGTCAAGCCCGTCGTGGTGCACGGCGGAGGGCCGCAGATCTCATCGATGCTCGACCGGCTCGCGATCCCGAGCGAGTTCAAGGGCGGATACCGCGTCACCTCGACCGAGGCGATCTCGGTCGTGCGCATGGTGCTCACCGGCCAGATCAATCCCCAGCTCGTCGCGAAGATCAACGCACACGGCCCCCACGCGGCGGGCCTGAGCGGTGAGGACGCCGGCCTCTTCGGCGGCCGCCGCCGCGGAGTCGTCATCGAAGGCGTCGAGCACGACCTCGGCCGCGTCGGCGATGTCGTCGAGGTCGATCCGCAGCCCGTGCTCGACCAGCTCGCCGCGGGGCGCATCCCGGTGGTGTCGAGCATCGCGCCCGACCTCGACCGCCCCGGACACTCGCTGAACGTGAACGCGGATGCCGCGGCATCCGCGCTCGCCGTCGCCCTGGGCGCCGCCAAGCTCGTCGTCCTGACCGACGTGCCCGGCCTGTACGCCGACTGGCCCAACCGCGACTCGCTCGTGTCCCACCTGACCTCGACCGAGCTGAAGGCGATGCTGCCCTCGCTCGAGTCGGGCATGATCCCGAAGATGCAGGCGTGCCTGGAGGCCGTCCAGGGCGGCGTCGAGACCGCCGCCATCATCGACGGGCGGGTGCCGCACTCGGTGCTCGTGGAGATCTTCACCAGCAAGGGAATCGGAACAGAGGTGGTGCTCGGATGA
- the tyrS gene encoding tyrosine--tRNA ligase produces the protein MSNSPVSATAPANDPTFENVWDEIVWRGLVHVSTDQEALRALLAGDPITYYCGFDPTAPSLHLGNLVQLLTMRRLQLAGHKPLGLVGGSTGLVGDPGGRDSERVLNPVETVEEWVGYLRAQVERFLSFEGDNAARIVNNLDWTAPLSAIDFLRGIGKHFRVGTMIKKDAVAARLNSEAGISYTEFSYQILQGLDYLELHRRYGCVLQTGGSDQWGNLTSGTDLIHRVEGASVHAIGTPLITNSDGTKFGKSAGNAIWLDPEMCSPYRMYQFWLNTDDADVVTRLKVFTFLTRDEIEEYERLVAAEPFRREAQRRLAREVTAFVHGTDATAAVIAASEALFGQGDLTALDATTLRHALDELPHATVPAGTGVLQALVETGLVASLSEGRRAVAQGGVSLDGLKVDDESAIVSGSLPGGVSVLRRGKKTLAGVFVTA, from the coding sequence GTGTCGAACAGCCCCGTGAGTGCGACCGCGCCCGCCAACGATCCGACGTTCGAGAACGTCTGGGACGAGATCGTGTGGCGCGGACTCGTGCATGTGTCCACCGATCAGGAGGCGCTGCGCGCGCTGCTCGCCGGCGACCCGATCACGTACTACTGCGGCTTCGACCCGACCGCTCCGAGCCTGCATCTGGGCAACCTCGTGCAGCTGCTCACCATGCGCCGGCTCCAGCTCGCCGGCCACAAGCCGCTGGGCCTGGTGGGCGGATCGACCGGACTCGTCGGTGATCCGGGCGGCCGCGACTCCGAGCGCGTGCTCAACCCCGTCGAGACCGTCGAGGAGTGGGTCGGCTACCTCCGCGCGCAGGTCGAGCGCTTCCTGAGCTTCGAGGGCGACAACGCCGCGAGGATCGTCAACAATCTCGACTGGACAGCTCCGCTGAGCGCGATCGACTTCCTGCGCGGGATCGGCAAGCACTTCCGCGTCGGCACGATGATCAAGAAGGACGCCGTCGCCGCGCGGCTGAACTCCGAGGCCGGCATCTCGTACACCGAGTTCAGCTACCAGATCCTGCAGGGCCTGGACTACCTCGAGCTGCACCGGCGCTACGGCTGCGTGCTGCAGACGGGCGGCAGCGACCAGTGGGGCAACCTCACCAGCGGCACCGACCTGATCCACCGCGTCGAGGGCGCCTCGGTCCACGCGATCGGCACGCCGCTGATCACCAACAGCGACGGCACGAAGTTCGGCAAGAGCGCGGGCAACGCGATCTGGCTCGACCCGGAGATGTGCAGCCCGTACCGGATGTACCAGTTCTGGCTCAACACCGACGATGCCGATGTCGTGACCCGCCTGAAGGTGTTCACGTTCCTCACGCGAGACGAGATCGAGGAGTACGAGCGGCTGGTCGCCGCCGAGCCGTTCCGCCGCGAGGCGCAGCGCCGGCTCGCCCGCGAGGTCACCGCGTTCGTGCACGGAACGGATGCCACGGCCGCGGTGATCGCGGCATCCGAGGCCCTCTTCGGCCAGGGCGACCTGACGGCGCTCGACGCGACGACGCTGCGGCACGCCCTCGACGAGCTGCCGCACGCAACCGTGCCGGCCGGCACCGGCGTGCTGCAGGCGCTCGTCGAGACCGGGCTCGTCGCGAGCCTGTCCGAGGGCCGCCGCGCGGTGGCCCAGGGCGGCGTCTCCCTCGACGGCCTCAAGGTCGACGACGAGTCGGCGATCGTCTCGGGGTCCCTGCCGGGCGGCGTGTCCGTGCTCCGGCGAGGCAAGAAGACGCTCGCCGGCGTGTTCGTGACCGCCTGA